The sequence below is a genomic window from Ignavibacteriales bacterium.
AAGAATATTTTGAAATACAGACCGCGTTAGAATCTTTTGAACCTGTAAGAAAAGCTGTTGTTGAAAAAGGATTAAGCATTGAAAATGCCTCGCTTCAATATATCGCAAAAAATATGGTTGCTGTAAAAGGCGAAGATGCTGAAAAAGTAATGAAGCTGATTGAGTCATTAGAAGATAATGACGATGTTCAGAATGTTTACTCCAATGCTGATTTTATAGACTAATTATTTTCAATAAAATATCAGGGAAATTTGTGATAATTCTTGGTATCGATCCCGGAACAATTATAACCGGTTACGGAATTATTCGTCACGATAAAAACACTTTTACCCATATAAGCAACGGGTTGATCAAACTTCCCGCATCGAATGACCTGCCTCATAAACTTGAATTAATTTATAACGGACTGTCAGAAATAATAAAAACTTTTAAACCCGATGAGTTTGTAATTGAAACAGCATTCTATGGAAAGAATGTTCAATCAACATTAAAAATTGGATATGCAAGAGGTGTTTCAATTTTAGCGGCCGTACACAATAAAATTCCTGTGAGTGAATATTCACCAAGAGAAATAAAAAAGGCGGTTGTTGGAAAAGGTGCAGCCTCAAAAGAACAAGTCAGCTTTATGATTAAAAGTCTTCTTAATCTTAAATCAAAAAAAATGAAACCTGATGAAAGTGATGCGCTTGCTGCTGCATTATGTCATGCTTTCAGAATGAAATCACCTGTTAAAAAATCAAAAAGCTGGAAATCATTTGTTGAACAAAATCCGGAGAGAGTTATTTCTTAATTGAAAAATTAAAGATTAAAAAATTGAAAGAACAAGACAGTGATAGGATTTCTTAGCGGCAAAATAATTTTATCAAAACCAACAAGGATTTTACTCAATGTAAACGGAGTTGGGTACGAAATAAATATTTCAATTAATACTTTTGAAAACATTGCGGAGAAAGAGGAGGTTTCTCTTTTCATCCATACTATTGTTCGTGAAGATTCAATAACGCTATTTGGATTTTATGCTGAATCAGAAAAAGAAATGTTTAACCTGTTGATCTCTGTAAATGGTATCGGACCCAAAATCGCATTAAGTATTCTTTCAGGAATTCAGACTGATGATCTGAAGAATGCAATTCAGTCAGGTGATATTTCAAGGATACTTGCTGTCCCCGGCATCGGCAGAAAGACTGCGGAAAGATTAGTATTAGAACTTCGTTCAAAAGTAGATTCGATAACTTCAGGTGAAACGGATCAGCTTCCTTATAATGTAAAAAATGAAGCAGTTGCCGCACTAACTACATTGGGGTATAATTCAAAAGTTGCTGAAAAAGTTGTCAGAGATATACTTCAAATGTTTCCCGCATTATCAATTGAAGAAGTGATCAAAAAAGCATTAAGCGGATTGAATAACTAAATAACTTCAGTTTGCAGTTCAATCATTTTTTCAAGTTTCGCTTTTAGTTTGTCGCCTCGATTAACTTTGCTGACTCCAGCCGGTGTTCCGGTAAAAATCAAATCTCCTTTTTCCAATGTCATTAATGAAGAGATGTATTGAACGATTTCTCCAGGTTTGAAAATCATCTTATTCAGTTTTTCCTTCTGTTTAATAGCTCCGTTTACAGTCAAAGAAATTTCTTCATCAAGAGTTAAATGATGTTCAGAGCTTAAAATAAATTCAGAAACAGCCGCCGAAGTATCAAAACATTTTGCAATTGTCCAGGGATGACTTTTTTTCTTTAACTCATTTTGAATATCACGAAGTGTCATATCAAGTCCTACTCCATAACCTGCAATTACTTTTTCTGCTTCAATCAATGATGCGTCTTTTATTGTTTCACCTATCAATAGAACTAATTCAACCTCGTGATGCATGTCCGTTGAAAAATCCGGATGAATTATTTTTTCACCGGAATAAATCATAGACGAAACAGGTTTAAGAAAAATTACAGGCTTCTCGGGAACTTCATTTCCTAATTCTTTTGCATGCTCTGCATAGTTCCTACCGACACATACAATCTTCCCGACAAAAAATTCTTTATCACTGTTTTTAATTTTTACTGATTTCATTTTCACCTTTTGCATTTTCAAATTTTAATTTAAGAACATCTTCAATTTCATTTATTACCTGCTGTGCGGTTATTCGCTTCATACATTCAACAGGAAAAATATTTTTGCATATATCCCATTGAGCCGGTTTGGGATTTTTATTCACGCAGGGAATGCATGCAATATCTGACGTAATAACTCTTGCCGCAACATCGGGGTGATAAGGTCCGGTATCGTCTTTGTTCATATAACCCATAAGACAAACGACGGGAATGTTTAATGCAGTAGCCGCATGGATTGTCCCAGTGTCAACACCAAGAACTAATTTTGAAATACTAGTTAAGGCAAAGAGATGTCTTACAGAAATTGTTTTTTCTCCTGCAAGCATCAAAGGTTTGCAGGAAAGTTTTTTTAACAATTTATTGAAAACTTCTTCATCCCTTTTCATTCCGTTAAAAATAATTTTGTAACCGAAATTCATAGCAAAGTGATCTGCAACATCGACATATGATTCAAGAGCCCAATCTTTTGGCGAATGCTGTACACTGCTGCCGGGGTTTATTAAAATTATTTTATCAGATTCATCAATTCCATTTTGTTTTAGAAAATTTTTTATTTCTTCAAGTTCGGATGATGAGACGACTAACATTGTTTTATCTTTGCCATCCAGCGTTGTCCACTCACGGACTAATTCAGCCTCAGCAAGTGCTGCCTGCTTTTTAGGACGGGGAATGAAATAGTCAACTGAGTTTTTCATCGACCCGGCAAATGAAGCTATCTTTTTTGCAAAGACCAGCTTGCCCATCAATGTGTAATGTGGATTAACTTCAGGTATGATTAACAGGTCATATTTCTCAAACGCCAACGAAAAAAAGAAAAAAAATTGTTTGATGATCGACAAAATGCTCAGGTCATAATTGAAGGGAATTAT
It includes:
- a CDS encoding glycosyltransferase family 9 protein, with the protein product MNRREKFFSFVEKKSNVKKILLLRDGLIGDTVFITTILARLNHTFPDAFIDVIVGKKSADVLKHFPGVRKIIPFNYDLSILSIIKQFFFFFSLAFEKYDLLIIPEVNPHYTLMGKLVFAKKIASFAGSMKNSVDYFIPRPKKQAALAEAELVREWTTLDGKDKTMLVVSSSELEEIKNFLKQNGIDESDKIILINPGSSVQHSPKDWALESYVDVADHFAMNFGYKIIFNGMKRDEEVFNKLLKKLSCKPLMLAGEKTISVRHLFALTSISKLVLGVDTGTIHAATALNIPVVCLMGYMNKDDTGPYHPDVAARVITSDIACIPCVNKNPKPAQWDICKNIFPVECMKRITAQQVINEIEDVLKLKFENAKGENEISKN
- the ruvC gene encoding crossover junction endodeoxyribonuclease RuvC, with the translated sequence MIILGIDPGTIITGYGIIRHDKNTFTHISNGLIKLPASNDLPHKLELIYNGLSEIIKTFKPDEFVIETAFYGKNVQSTLKIGYARGVSILAAVHNKIPVSEYSPREIKKAVVGKGAASKEQVSFMIKSLLNLKSKKMKPDESDALAAALCHAFRMKSPVKKSKSWKSFVEQNPERVIS
- a CDS encoding fumarylacetoacetate hydrolase family protein, with product MKSVKIKNSDKEFFVGKIVCVGRNYAEHAKELGNEVPEKPVIFLKPVSSMIYSGEKIIHPDFSTDMHHEVELVLLIGETIKDASLIEAEKVIAGYGVGLDMTLRDIQNELKKKSHPWTIAKCFDTSAAVSEFILSSEHHLTLDEEISLTVNGAIKQKEKLNKMIFKPGEIVQYISSLMTLEKGDLIFTGTPAGVSKVNRGDKLKAKLEKMIELQTEVI
- the ruvA gene encoding Holliday junction branch migration protein RuvA, with the translated sequence MIGFLSGKIILSKPTRILLNVNGVGYEINISINTFENIAEKEEVSLFIHTIVREDSITLFGFYAESEKEMFNLLISVNGIGPKIALSILSGIQTDDLKNAIQSGDISRILAVPGIGRKTAERLVLELRSKVDSITSGETDQLPYNVKNEAVAALTTLGYNSKVAEKVVRDILQMFPALSIEEVIKKALSGLNN